One Nicotiana tabacum cultivar K326 chromosome 23, ASM71507v2, whole genome shotgun sequence genomic window, CAACAGATTCGCAAGGAGCATGAAGGGGGTAGTATGGGACCTCTCATTCAGGAGGAACATGCAAGATCGGGAGATTGCGGAGCTCCAAGTTTTGTTGGCACTGCTATACGGGCAAGACAGGCTCCAGCCATCCTGCGACTCTTGGAGATGGGGCTTGCGTGGCGATGGTTTGTTCACCGTAAAGTCTTTTTACCAGAGTATGTTTGTGAGAGAGACCACTTTTCCATACTTCTCGATCTAGATTCCTAGGGCGCCCACGAATgtgtgcttttttgcatggctagcggcgaggggagtgatcttgactgctgaaaatcttcgaaagagaggaattacacttgttagttggtgctacatgtgtaaaagctcggggaagaagttgatcaccTTATGTTGCATTGTCCTGTGTCCTCTGCTTTTTGGAGGGCAATcctgaatctttttggtgttcaatgggtgatgccaagcacTGTAAAGGAAATGTTATATAGTTGGGGCGGTTTtcgtagaagaagaaagcaaaaggcgtggaagttcgccccgttagctctcatgtgggTAGTATgggggagagaaataggagagcttttgaggagattgagtctcctttttcatatcttaagaatagtcttttatctttgatcgtTTTTTGGTTCACTCATTTAGCCCCTatttgtatagaagattgggcgtcttttgtagagaatcatattctgatgtaaattctctacgtCTTTGGTATACTTCGTGTATACgggagttctctcccttttgattaatacaatttaccttataaaaaaaaagtTCCAAATGTCTgtctttcttaaatttcgtgtcaAGTCAAACTCCactacataaattgaaacggacaAAATAATACTTTTAGATTTGTGCAATGTGTTATCATTCGTTTTAAGAATTATATTATCCAACAAGCTGTTTGGTCAATTTTTGTTGGAAAGTGAGTTTAGCTACTCAAAACTTGAATAAAATGAAGTAAACCTCTATTATGTCCAAAATGAGAAGAGTGATAACTGTTACAGGAAAAATCTCAAGAAAGAAGTAGTTTTACttaaatcaaaatataaaaagcCTTATGCTTATTCTTTTTTTGGATTGTAGAGTTTAGGGGTATGGTACCCTACTGGCCTACTCTCTTGGTTTCActagttcatatatatataaagatgtaTGAGAAACATGTGAAGCAGTGAATTCAATCTGATAATTTGATTTGATTGAGGTTGCAtcttaattgtataacttcatcaGGATGTTAATATTTTACTAAGGATATTATGACGAACTACTTGTTCAAAATTGTATCTCTCTATGTTGGAGGCATTTGAGATGTTGTATGCATGCTTGGGACTAAATTAAGTTAGTTGGATGGTGTGAGTGTTTTAAACATGGCTAAAAGTTTGCCTAAGGCTGTTCGCTCGCTCGCTACGGGGATCAAAATGGACTGTGGGTGAGAAAAGGGCAACACTGGTCAAAATGAACTAGTGCTGTGATCGCAGTAAGGGAGCCACGATATTAGTGATTTCTGCATGGCATGGCTCAATACAGAGAAGCTTCAATCGCGACACATGACTCATGATCACAGCAGGCAAGGTCCCGGTGACAATAAGCCCAAGCTCAAAAATAACGATTGTGAGCCCGGTTGCTGCGATCACCATTCTATGGGGGTGTTGAGGTATTGAGCTCTTTATAAATTATGGTTGGTGTATGATTATGCTGTGGCCTGTGGGAATGATGTGAAGGGGATAGATGAATCAAGATTCACCCTAGGTTTCATGAAAATGGTTGGATGACTggccaagtcctaaaacatgaatTAGGCTTCCGTATTAACTACCAAGGCTCAAAGCCTACAAAACCTAAAACCTCCTTCTAGAAATGGAGCTAGTTACAAGTTTGAACAGATCCAATTCGTTTTGCATCAACATTTTACATTGATGAAAGGCGAAGTtggaaacaaaatgaaaaaagaaaaggagtaaAGCTATCTTCTTAGCTTGCTTAAAGAACTAGAAATTGCCTGCTGCAGATATCTCAGAGTCTTTTGATGATTAAGGAATCCCATAAACCAGAACTCATAATCATCCTCTGTAACTACTTGTATATACTTCTGTGATGGCTTTTCCAtatttccactttcttttgctttctttatcTTACTTATTGGGATCGATACCTGCAATTGTGAACCGGCTTATTAGATCATGCTTTACATGGCTAGAAATTTAGAGATGTAAGGAAAACAGAGCAGATAGGTACCTTGTAACGGATTCTAAGAAACTTTCCAGTTGGGGATAAGAGCTTTATGGATCGCTCGCTGCAGAAAGCAATCTTATCTGTAGAGATGAAGAGAAGGCCTGCTATTGGACCAGCTGTCGTTGATAAATAGCATTGAGAAACCTTCAATAGCTTTTCATCATCTCTAACATTAAACTTCTGCTTGAATATTCTCTCCAACCCTCCTACTTGAAGAATTTTTGCCCCTAGGCTCAGTTTTCCCTTCACAATTTCTGTTAGCTTCGGGCTTAGGCTCACTGCACAATTAAAGGATATTACAATCAATACTTTCTAACATATATACATGTAAATAATGCTTCTTGCATGAAATTTGTACTTCTTGACTCACTTTATCTGTGTTCTTTAGATTTACACTAGTGTTTGGCGATGACTTCACATAGCGAATTTTTTAGCATTTGAAATACGGGTGAAATATTGAAATAAATTTGTCCGAGTAGCATTTCAAGTAAGATAATTgttttcactcacaaaacttgaatttttttttttttttcgggaGTGGTAACAcaacttgaattttttttcaagCAGAACTCATGTCCGCGCTCAGTTTCAACTTCCAAATACTCTTTTTCAACTTTAGCTGCAAATACTTTTTTATTTCAACTTACACATGTCCTAGTAATATTTTCGATTAATCTTTTGAAGTATTTAATGGAGAATGTAAGTGCTTACCATGCTCCCGGATGCCTTGTGCAAGACAGTCCA contains:
- the LOC107787911 gene encoding putative GEM-like protein 8; its protein translation is MKNLLSGTVVGIPRSLAVCSLERQPKRLLVLSASEDHIIPYATSKNLSKIKQRKSVIGKMNKFGERMDCLAQGIREHVSLSPKLTEIVKGKLSLGAKILQVGGLERIFKQKFNVRDDEKLLKVSQCYLSTTAGPIAGLLFISTDKIAFCSERSIKLLSPTGKFLRIRYKVSIPISKIKKAKESGNMEKPSQKYIQVVTEDDYEFWFMGFLNHQKTLRYLQQAISSSLSKLRR